A region from the Acidimicrobiales bacterium genome encodes:
- a CDS encoding heme exporter protein CcmB, protein MWRDAALVAGKDLRLEARSRVATNQVAPFALLVLVLFAFALDPDRGILTRATAGLYWVAVLLATLLAVHRAFAVESADGVPDALRLSGLDPAGVFLGKAAALAVELLALQVVLGVGVVVLYG, encoded by the coding sequence GTGTGGCGTGACGCCGCCCTCGTGGCCGGCAAGGATCTGCGCCTCGAGGCCCGCTCCCGGGTGGCGACCAACCAGGTGGCGCCGTTCGCGCTGCTCGTCCTCGTCCTGTTCGCCTTCGCCCTCGACCCGGACCGGGGCATCCTCACGAGGGCGACGGCCGGCCTCTACTGGGTCGCCGTCCTCCTCGCCACGCTGCTCGCCGTCCACCGGGCCTTCGCCGTCGAGTCGGCCGACGGGGTGCCCGACGCCCTGCGCCTCTCCGGCCTCGACCCCGCCGGGGTGTTCCTCGGCAAGGCCGCCGCGCTCGCCGTCGAGCTGCTCGCCCTCCAGGTCGTGCTGGGCGTCGGGGTCGTCGTCCTCTACGGCG
- the ccmA gene encoding heme ABC exporter ATP-binding protein CcmA, whose protein sequence is MSLLGRFPALAGADLDVAEGEVVLLTGPNGAGKTTLLRVCAGLLPVASGEAVVLGVDVVADRRAVRPLVGLLGHRTGLYDDLTVADNVRFWARAAGRSAAEADAALDRAGVGGRLRSVPVARLSAGQRRRAALAVLLARRPRLWLLDEPHAGLDAAGRDLVDGEVRAAVAAGATVLVASHELERATGLADRVVSLAGGRVLEAPVAAPPREGAGVA, encoded by the coding sequence GTGTCGCTGCTCGGCCGGTTCCCCGCGCTGGCCGGCGCGGACCTCGACGTGGCCGAGGGCGAGGTCGTGCTGCTCACCGGGCCGAACGGGGCCGGGAAGACGACCCTCCTGCGGGTGTGCGCCGGGCTCCTCCCGGTGGCCTCGGGCGAGGCCGTCGTGCTCGGCGTCGACGTCGTGGCCGACCGCCGGGCCGTCCGCCCGCTCGTCGGCCTGCTCGGCCACCGCACCGGGCTGTACGACGACCTGACCGTCGCCGACAACGTCCGCTTCTGGGCCAGGGCGGCCGGCCGGTCGGCGGCCGAGGCCGACGCCGCCCTCGACCGGGCCGGGGTCGGCGGCCGCCTGCGGTCGGTGCCGGTCGCCCGCCTGTCGGCCGGGCAGCGCCGCCGCGCCGCGCTGGCCGTGCTGCTCGCCCGCCGGCCCCGGCTGTGGCTGCTCGACGAGCCCCACGCCGGCCTCGACGCCGCCGGTCGGGACCTGGTCGACGGGGAGGTGCGGGCCGCGGTCGCCGCCGGCGCCACCGTGCTCGTCGCCTCCCACGAGCTCGAGCGGGCCACCGGCCTGGCCGACCGGGTCGTGTCCCTGGCCGGCGGCCGGGTGCTGGAGGCGCCGGTCGCGGCCCCGCCGAGGGAGGGCGCCGGTGTGGCGTGA